The proteins below are encoded in one region of Telopea speciosissima isolate NSW1024214 ecotype Mountain lineage chromosome 10, Tspe_v1, whole genome shotgun sequence:
- the LOC122643278 gene encoding subtilisin-like protease SBT4.3, with protein sequence MKNVVSVFPGRTLQLHTTRSWDFLGFPSTVRRMPTIESDVIIGMIDSGIWPESESFSDNGISPPPSKWKGICQNITCYSYKSDNKYAEDEEKSPRDIEGHGTHTASTVAGVEVKHTSLFGIAEGTVRGAVPSARIAVYKVCWKDGCAEHDILAAFDDAIKDGVDILSVSLGGPGAIDFMRDVIAIGAFHAMEKGILTSTSAGNLGPEIATIINLAPWMLTGHTINTFQTEKKASPIIYAGDHAAHNSGTEDARACNPGSLDKDFVKGKIVFCNTFSDDDTIFNDTTFSYLLPATAISIADGKKLKLYLNSTRIPMAKIYKSQAIHDPKALHVALFSSRGSNTLSPNILKPDLSAPGVDILVAWSPKAIVSGDIGDKRSVMYNIISGTSMSCPHATGAAAYVKTFHPSWSPATIKSALMTTTSPINPSYHRETELAYGAGQIDPIKAVNPGLVYDTLKPDYIQGLCNLGFNPDYIKILAGDNVTCVKQNGTDALLNYPSMGASVTVGWDIDWFFPRTVTNVGFPNSTDKVTVGPQKRLNVTVNPNVLSFKSLNEKKQYTVHVTRAGITKYTTISTWLLWSDGIHNVRSPISFWDT encoded by the exons ATGAAAAATGTAGTCTCTGTATTTCCAGGCAGAACCCTTCAACTTCACACAACAAGATCATGGGATTTCTTGGGTTTCCCAAGCACAGTAAGAAGAATGCCCACCATTGAGAGTGATGTCATTATTGGCATGATTGATAGTGGAATCTGGCCTGAATCTGAGAGCTTCAGTGATAATGGGATCAGTCCTCCTCCGAGTAAATGGAAGGGTATTTGCCAAAACATCACCTGTTACAG TTACAAATCCGACAATAAATACGCGGAAGACGAAGAGAAGTCCCCCCGTGATATTGAAGGACATGGAACCCACACTGCTTCTACAGTAGCAGGTGTTGAAGTTAAACATACAAGCCTTTTTGGCATTGCTGAAGGGACTGTAAGAGGAGCTGTTCCCTCTGCAAGGATCGCTGTCTATAAAGTTTGTTGGAAGGATGGTTGCGCTGAACATGATATCCTGGCTGCATTTGATGATGCAATTAAAGATGGTGTTGATATCTTATCAGTTTCTCTTGGGGGTCCAGGTGCTATAGATTTCATGAGAGATGTTATTGCAATTGGAGCATTTCATGCAATGGAGAAAGGGATACTTACCTCTACATCTGCCGGAAATCTTGGACCAGAAATAGCCACTATCATTAATCTAGCCCCATGGATGTTAACT GGACACACTATCAACACTTTCCAAACTGAGAAAAAGGCATCCCCAATTATATATGCAGGTGATCATGCTGCACATAACTCTGGCACTGAAGATGCAAG GGCATGTAACCCTGGCTCCTTGGACAAAGACTTTGTGAAAGGGAAGATTGTCTTCTGCAATACATTCTCTGATG ATGATACTATATTTAATGATACAaccttttcttatcttttaccgGCAACGGCCATCAGCATTGCAGATGGCAAAAAATTAAAGCTCTATTTGAACAGTACCAG AATCCCCATGGCAAAGATTTACAAAAGTCAAGCAATTCATGATCCTAAAGCTCTACATGTGGCTTTATTTTCTTCTAGAGGATCCAACACTCTTTCACCAAATATCCTCAAG CCAGACTTAAGTGCTCCGGGTGTAGACATATTGGTAGCATGGTCTCCGAAAGCCATTGTTTCAGGTGATATTGGTGACAAGCGATCCGTAATGTATAACATTATATCTGGAACATCAATGTCTTGCCCTCATGCAACTGGTGCTGCTGCCTATGTCAAAACATTTCACCCCTCTTGGTCCCCTGCCACAATTAAATCTGCTCTCATGACAACAA CTTCTCCCATAAATCCATCATATCATAGAGAGACTGAATTGGCTTATGGTGCTGGTCAAATTGATCCAATAAAGGCTGTCAATCCAGGTCTTGTGTATGATACCTTGAAACCTGACTATATACAAGGTTTGTGCAACTTGGGTTTCAATCCAGATTATATTAAGATCCTTGCTGGAGACAATGTTACTTGTGTCAAGCAAAATGGAACCGACGCTCTTTTAAACTACCCTTCAATGGGTGCTTCGGTTACTGTCGGATGGGACATCGATTGGTTTTTTCCGAGGACAGTAACGAATGTCGGCTTTCCAAATTCTACAGACAAGGTGACGGTTGGACCACAAAAACGACTAAATGTTACTGTTAATCCCAATGTTCTATCTTTTAAGTCGTTGAATGAGAAGAAACAATACACTGTACATGTTACCAGGGCTGGAATTACCAAATATACAACCATCTCTACATGGTTGTTGTGGTCTGATGGGATACATAATGTAAGAAGTCCCATTTCCTTCTGGGATACATAA
- the LOC122643279 gene encoding uncharacterized protein LOC122643279, giving the protein MAALKSWVGVVWLKGLQPRVSTFGWRLAWNCLPSDDLVRKWQVPLVSRCDLCRKEQESVHHLFLACEFSVKIWTELLMRFEVRWEGFPLMEELFSWWKRKARTILLQKAWLPLAILIPYQLWKERNKRRFENRAASHGSVIRQVLSSLAEFYMLIPIYVRSVSELTLSRSLHLKAQPYQQQRIIELSWASPVQEEVKLNIGGCSLGNPGRTGAGGVLRDHEGNPMRCFASYAGVGTNFYAEFEAFFVGIHHAMSLHVENL; this is encoded by the coding sequence ATGGCGGCTTTGAAAAGTTGGGTAGGGGTGGTATGGTTGAAGGGATTGCAGCCTCGTGTTTCTACTTTTGGCTGGCGATTGGCGTGGAACTGCCTGCCATCAGATGACCTTGTAAGGAAGTGGCAGGTGCCATTGGTTTCTCGATGTGACTTGTGCAGGAAAGAGCAAGAGTCAGTACATCACCTGTTTCTTGCGTGCGAATTCAGTGTAAAGATATGGACTGAGCTTCTTATGCGGTTTGAGGTAAGGTGGGAGGGTTTTCCTTTGATGGAGGAGCTATTCTCTTGGTGGAAAAGGAAGGCAAGGACTATATTGTTGCAAAAGGCATGGCTGCCCTTAGCGATTCTGATTCCATATCAGTTATGGAAGGAACGAAACAAAAGAAGGTTTGAGAATAGGGCTGCTTCACATGGGTCGGTAATTAGGCAGGTGCTATCGTCTTTGGCTGAGTTCTATATGCTAATCCCTATATATGTGAGGTCGGTTTCTGAGTTGACCCTATCAAGAAGTTTGCATTTGAAGGCACAGCCATACCAGCAGCAAAGGATTATCGAACTGAGTTGGGCTTCCCCTGTCCAGGAGGAGGTAAAACTAAATATAGGTGGGTGTTCTCTTGGCAATCCAGGGCGTACAGGAGCGGGAGGTGTTCTTCGTGATCATGAGGGTAATCCCATGAGATGTTTTGCGAGCTATGCAGGTGTGGGAACAAATTTCTATGCTGAATTTGAAGCTTTCTTTGTAGGAATCCACCATGCGATGTCCTTGCATGTGGAAAACCTATAG